The following coding sequences lie in one Streptomyces xiamenensis genomic window:
- the rsmG gene encoding 16S rRNA (guanine(527)-N(7))-methyltransferase RsmG produces the protein MSGDATPGPSPDAELSPPPAVAAEVFGDRLPDAVRYAELLADTGVRRGLIGPREVPRLWERHLLNCAVLSEVVPEGVTVCDVGSGAGLPGIPLALVRPDLEITLLEPLLRRTNFLQEVVELLGLDHVTVVRGRAEEVLGSFTPVHVVTARAVAPLDRLAGWGVPLLRPYGEMLAIKGDTAEQELKAARAALGKLGVVETSVLQVGEGLVDPLSTVVRVEVGESPGGVRFAAKRAKASRSQRGSRDGWPSRGNRSGRRGR, from the coding sequence GTGAGCGGGGACGCGACACCCGGGCCGTCGCCGGACGCCGAGCTGTCACCGCCGCCGGCGGTGGCCGCGGAGGTGTTCGGCGACCGGCTGCCGGACGCGGTGCGCTATGCGGAACTGCTGGCCGACACCGGGGTACGGCGAGGGCTGATCGGCCCCCGCGAAGTGCCCCGGCTGTGGGAGCGGCACCTGCTGAACTGTGCCGTGCTCTCCGAGGTCGTACCCGAGGGCGTGACGGTCTGCGATGTCGGTTCGGGTGCCGGGCTGCCCGGCATTCCGCTGGCGCTGGTGCGGCCGGACCTGGAGATCACGCTGCTGGAGCCGCTGCTGCGGCGCACCAACTTCCTCCAGGAGGTCGTGGAGCTCCTGGGTCTGGACCATGTGACCGTGGTCAGGGGCCGGGCGGAGGAGGTGCTGGGCAGCTTCACCCCGGTGCACGTGGTCACGGCACGGGCGGTGGCCCCGCTGGACCGGCTGGCCGGCTGGGGCGTTCCGTTGCTGCGTCCGTACGGCGAGATGCTCGCCATCAAGGGCGACACGGCCGAGCAGGAACTGAAAGCGGCCCGGGCGGCGCTCGGGAAGCTGGGGGTCGTGGAGACCTCGGTGCTTCAGGTGGGCGAGGGTCTGGTGGATCCGCTGTCCACGGTGGTGCGGGTCGAGGTCGGGGAGAGCCCGGGTGGGGTGCGCTTCGCGGCGAAGCGGGCCAAGGCGTCGCGCTCGC